ataaataaataaaatacataaataaaggtACTTCTTTTACAGATGTGGACAGAGTATGAGGAGACCATAAGGGATACTTGAGTAATAGTTGGAGCTGTTAACTGCCTCTAGGCCCCAAACGGAGGTAGGACATGGGGCATGAGACTTCTTTATATATGAAAGGATAGTGAATTGAATGGTGGCACCCAGAAAGATAGGtccaagtcctaacccctagaacgtgtgaatgtgatcttatttggaaaagagtatttgcagatataattaagttaaGGACCTTAAAATGAGCTCACCTTGGATTTGGGGTGGGCCTTAAAGCCAATGGCAGGTGTCCTTgtaagagaaaagcagaaggagATTAAAGGCACAGAGAAACACACAGGAGAAGACAATGTGAAGATGGAAGCATATATGGGAGTGATGCCAgtataagccaaggaatgccaaagactACCAGCAGTCAGTGGAAGCTAGGAGGGAGATACGCAGCATATTTTACATCAGAGCATCTACGAGGAACAAACCCTGCCTATACCTTGAAACAAAGTTGttgtttctacaaataaaaagCCAGTTATTCCTCACATTAATTGAATAAACCATtcataatatgtatttaattctcacattcCGTATTTCTGTTTCTGGAGCCTCTATTAAGCTATACCATGTTGATTTATGGACCTACGTTACTTGCTTGCTCCtataccacactgttttaattcTTGAATTAATTTCATGATGGATTATGAAAGCTGGCAAAGCAATTTTCTCCCTAACTTTTTtcctctgggaaaaaaaatgcttGAGCTGTCTCAGTGTTCCTTTCTCAGATGTATTTTACAATGGGTTTGCTGAATTTTGTTAAACTTATATTGGGAATGTTTTTGGAGGGGAGTACACTCAATTTAAATGTTTCTACAAATGCAAGTATATTAGCTGCAAGACATATTTTATGAGATATTATGTTGGGAGAAattcactaattatcagagattTGCTTAGCAGTTTAGAACTAGGATATGAATGACTTGATGAGATCAATAAGGAAGTGGTTTCTTCATTATTTACCATGACTATATTCAAGAATGGcaataaggccgggtgcggtggctcatgcctgtaatcccagcattttgggaggccaaggtgggcagatcacctgaggtcaggagttcaagaccagcctggccaacatggtgaaaccctgtctctactaaaaatacaaacattaactgggcatggtggcatatgcctgtagtcccagctacttgggaggctgaggcaggagaatcgcttgaacttgggaggcggaggttgcagtgagctgagatcacgccactgtactccagcctaggtgacagagcaagactccatctcaaaaacaaaacaaaacaaaacaaaacaaaataaaataaaaaaggcaataaaaaatgagagCCCAGAtggtaaataatgaaaaagagCCCAGTAATTAGACATAATCCAATAAACAAGAAGGATTAGAAGCATCTTGTCTCAGGCTCCAGTCTGACCTGTACCCAAAATATTAGCCCTGCCAGGGGTATGGAAGCCCAGCATCCTCTGCACACCCAGGGCAGCCTAGGATAGAGACAGAAGGTATGATGTGCACATACTCTTTAGGAGGCCTGGGGGTCATTGCAGTGCTCTACTCATGCACGCCGGGGCTTCTTGCCACCTGCTTTCTGCCCATCTTGTTTTCCACATCAGTCACACTCCTCCACCTTTCTCTGCAGAGAAGTCATTCGAGCCCAGACAACAGAAGCAGGGGCTTGACTTTCAGAGCCTATGTTCCTGTCCTGTCTCTGACCAGCCGTGAGTCTTTGGGCACAGACACCTGTGGAAGTCTTCAGTTTTTTATATGTAGAACGGAGACATCTGGGAAGCCAATGGGGCATGCCTCATAGAGGTCCAGTAAAAGATGATACACAGAGTAAACTGATCTCCTAAACAGGTCAGTGGAGTTTATTTTATACAGAGACCTGTTGCTATGTGATGCAGTCTTAGCCCGTGGCTGCCTCTCTGAGAGTTCACAGAGCAGACACTACATTTAGAAGAGACAGGAAAGGGAGGTGCCTGAAGCAAATGAGACTTTATTATGCATGAACTGTGCAGAGGACAATGTTATATTCTTCTGGAACATGCAGCGGAAATGGGTAACAAGGATAGGATAAATTCCCTGCTGTTCGGGAGCCTGCCTTGTAGTTGGTAGAGCAAAACCTCCTGGAAAGGGGCAATATGAGATATAGAGCAAAGGAGAGTGTATCAGCAGCACGGGCAAATAGCAACACAGATTTACAGAGTTTCTGAAGATCTCCAGAGCCAAGGAGTCTATGAGAATTTTCTGGAGGAGGTCTTTTTGGTGGAAGTGGTGCATGAAGTTTATTGCTGAGTGTAGAATGACACTGTGTAGTAAAAATGTGACTGCCAATGGGTTTTGTACAGAGCATTATTTGGAAAGGCTCAAGTGTAGGCTCCAGTAAATCAGGATCTAGTAAACTGCTGCTGGGGCTAGTGGTGGTTAAACAAGTAGAAAAACACTttgctgccgggcgcggtggctcaagcctgtaatcccagcactttgggaggccgagacgggcggatcacgaggtcaggagatcgagaccatcctggctaacacggtgaaaccccgtctctactaaaaaatacaaaaaactagccgggcgaggtggcgggcgcctgtagtcccagctactccggaggctgaggcaggagaatggcgtaaacccaggaggcggagcttgcagtgagctgagatccggccactgcactccaacctgggcgacagagctagactccgtctcaaaaaaaaaaaaaaaaaaaaaaagaaaaacactttgctTTGGCTGGattagaggtcaggagttagagatgtGGTGGCATTTAGTGAAAGTTTGGTTTATGGAGACTTGAAAAACTATGATGTAAACAGTTTTAATTCTCACTTTATGTGCAGAATTTGAAACTATGCTAATCCAcccaagttaaaaatatatatgagattCTTATTTCAATCAGGTGGGTTAAGTGAATGGTACTCCATCTGTTTACACTGTTTCGCCTTAGCTGGCCAACAGAAATACCCATCACTGCAATCTGGATTTGTGAGAAGTCTTTATTCCTTAGGTAAAAACCAAGCCAGACAGCTGGTGAGGGCATCACTGCTGGGCTCCACCCTCCTCCTTTCAGAGGCCTGCCTTTGATTGTTCTCTTCCTGCTATGGATATTTCTTGGCCACATTCCTACCTCTTTGggccttttcctcctcttccactTTGCCCCATCCACATAACCCCATCTGTGCCCCCTCTTCAGGTTTCTCTCTCCCTATCTCCTCGGCAATCTGAGGCCCAGCTACAGGGACAACAGTCGGGGCCAATTACTGTCCTCCAGGGCCATTCCCTTCACTGGGGACCAAAGAGGGTGCCATGTTCATGGCTAAGAAGCCCACAGGAGGAAGATGAGGTGGACGATGTGCCAGCCACTATAGGCCTTGTCTCAGGGGGAGCACTTTGCCAGGAGGAGAGCCTGGTCCTCTTTCTCTGACTGCTCCACTTCCTGTAGCAACTTGTAGAGGGGTCCTGGAGTGCTTGCGTAATATGGAGCTTCTTTGGGCCCAGTCAGCTTCAAGCTGGGACTGTAACAATGATACCAAAAGGAAGAGAAGCCATAGATTCCCAACAGGAATGAGGCATTGATCATCACATGCCAGCAGAAGAAGGTGGTGACAAACATGATGTCACTGATGTCATCGTCTTGCCATGGGTAGCCAGAGACAGGTCTGTATAGAATAAAGCCTGCCTGCATCAGCCAGGAGCCCATCATCAGCATCAGAAAGGTCTCCATCAGCTGGAGATGGCACATGTTGGGAGCCCACAGCTCTGCAGTCAACACCAGCAACAGCAGGAACACCACCAAAATGAGCAGAGAGTGAACATGCAGCTCCACTCCTTCTGAGTCTTTAGCATGTGACACCATCAGCAGCAGGAGCTCGTAGATGATCAGGACCAGGGTACCTTTTTCTAGGCCCACACACCTCTGAGGCAGCACGTTCTTGCTCATGAAGTCCACACAGCCATTGAGAGTGAGGAGGATGAACATGGTGAGGTGCTGCCACTCTTTGGGGTACATGAACCTTGATGGCACCTGCTTGCTCATTAGCACCATCCCACCATCAAGACAGAGGACCACATAAAATGTTAAGAGGGAGCCAGTCACTATCTTCAGTAATCCTCCATAGGCTATTTTCCACAGCCTGGAACATCTTTGCTTATTCCTGGGAAGGCACAAAGGATACAGGACACAACCTTTGAGTATCATGCCCTTGGAGACCACTGTGGCCTGATACAGTccataagagaaaagaaatagcccCGGGTAAAAATGGCCAATGAACTTTCCCATGGAATAGAGGCCTGTCTGACTGCAGCGTGAAGAACAATACTCAGGACCTCTCTACCCTCCTCTCCCTCACAGGCCCCTGGAGTTTTGGGTCTATATATACAGAGCTAAGTTCTACCTACTTTTATCATCTCCTTCTGCCCACTGCTGTCTCACAGAATGGAAAGTTCTGGACGGGAGCCTAGATTTTTAGTGAGGTAGGTCtcattattccatttcattccagtACATTGGGAACTAATTGAGTTCTGCCAAAGTAGAAACATAAAGATTTTTTAGTATGCACCTGTGGGAATTTGTGCTCTCAGGAGCTCTGCTTTTGGGCCCTTGAGGACCTTCTGGACACACTTGTTCCTCTCTCTCATGGCTTGCTTCCTTCTGCCCCTGTTCAACATTCAGAGTAGGAAAAGAGAGGTGCCTGAGCATGGAGATTATCCAGAGAAGACCTGGGTTACTCACAAACCTTCATGCATCCTTTAAGACTCCTTCCTCagacaggcttggtggctcaagcctgtaatcccagcactttgggaggccaaggcaaatctcgaggtcaggagttcgagaccagcctggacaacatggtgaaagcccatctccactcaaaatacaaaaactagctgggcatgttAATgagtgcctgtaatgccagctattcagaaggctgagacaggagaattacttgaacccgggaggtggaggttgtagtgagccaagatcatgtcactacactctagcctgggtgacagagcaagactctcaaaaaaaaaaaaaaagactccttaCTCATATGTTGGGTCATATACTAAGAGCAAATATATTCTTCCCagacataaaagtttgaaaacatttgGGTGTGTGTTCATATATTTGAGCTCttgttctcttcatttttctgtaaTAGTTTTTGGGGACCACAACGAAAACCACTCAATTGCCCCAAATTGTCTTTCCACTGAACAGTAGATGAATGTAAAATGTCACCTTTTGAGATCAATTTTGGAATGTTAAGGTGTAATTTTTTACTAAAATGCAGATATATTGAGATAAGTAGATCCAATGAGttgcttatattttaatgtgAATTAGGTCCTCGACTTTATTCTCTCTTTAATTATCATTTACTATGTGTCTAACACATATAGGCAGAAAGAGTTCTAGGCACTAGGTAGCAACCAGTTGCATATGATGGATTGCATCCAAGGCAAgagtcttcatttatttatttttatttttatttttattttgagacaatgtctcgctctgttgcccaggctggagttcagtgacttgatgacagctcgctgcagcctcaacctcctgagctcaatcaatcctcctgcctcagctgctgagtagctgggacaacagacatgagcccccacatccagctattttttgtattttttgtagaaatgaggcctcactatgttgtccaggctggtctcaaactcctgggctcaagtgatccacccacctcaacctcccaaagtgctgggattataggtgtgagtcaccgaacctggccctatttatttatttatttattcattaatttttattttttaaaatgaaatcatgtttattaagaaaacaaaggaatgaaagaattgCTACTCCACAGGCAAAGCAGcccccatttattttttttataaaaattaatgtctATATAGCCCCTCCTTATCCATGGGTGATACTTTCTAAGACTCCCAGTGGGTGCCTGAAACCTGGGATAGGTTAGTACTGAACCCTACATATACTGGTTTcccctatacatatatacatacctataatAAAGTTTAGTTTACAAATTAAGCACAGCAAAAGATTAgcaataataactaaaaatggaacaattataaaatgatgctgaaataaaagttgtgtgaatataatttctctctctctctctctctcaaaatactatattttcagactgcagttAACTGTGAGTAATTGAAACCTAAGAACATGAAACTGCAggtaaggggggactactgtatttgAAGTGtgctacatatattttttttgtttgttttttattttgagactaagtctctctctgttgcccaggctggagtgcagtggcaccatctcagcccactaccacctctgcctgctgggttcaagcaattctcctgtctcagcctctcaaatagttgggactacaggtgcatgccaccatactgcctaatttttttgtatttttagtagagacggggtttcaccatattggtcaggccagtcttgaactcctgacctcaggcgatccacctgccgtggcctcccaaagtgccaggattacagccatgagccaccacgcccagctgaggttcatccatattgttgcaaacaGCAGGACCTCCTTCTTtcttaaggttgaataatatatcattatatatatgtttctttacTTACCCATCTGTTGGTGGATCcatctgtgttcaagtgatccacccgcctcagcctctcaaagtgctgtgattacaggcatgagccaccgttcctggccccaacttaggttgtttctgtatcttgattaTTGTAACgtaagagtgcagatatctctttgaaatactgatttcatttaatttggatatataccaaggagtgggattgctggatcgtatgatagtcctttttaaattttttcagaaacttccatactgtttttcataacagctgaaccaatttacattcccaccatatTGTACAAGGGTTACCTTTTCTCCGCATCTTCAGAAATGCTCATTATCTTGTGTCTTTTTTGTTATAGCTCTTCTAagatgtgaagtgatatctccttgcgaattttgtttgcatttttctgtgattggtgatgttgagcaactTTTAACATACCCACTGgccatttatgtcttctttggaaaaatgtcttgaaatgcaggttctttactcatttttaaactggttatttgttttgttgttttcaagtTGGGACTACATTTAACCAAGAAGGCAAAAAATCTGTATGCTGAAAGCTATAAagcattgaagaaagaaaaagaagaagacacaaataaatggaaaaatgtcccatactcatggattggaagaattaaaatgtttaatatgtcCATACTACTAAAACCAATCTACAGATTCTacacaatctctatcaaaattgcaatggcatttttcacagaagtagaataagcagttctaaaattcaaatggaaacacaaaatatCCCAAATAGACAAATCAATCTTGAGAACAcggttggaggcatcacacttctgatttcaaattatattccaaagctatagtaatcaaaacattttatgtctgacataaaaacaaacacatagaccaatggaatagaatggagagcccagaaattaAACCTACGCATGTATgttcaactgatcttcaacaagagAACCAAGAATactcagtggggaaaggatagtcttttcaataaatgtcttagggaaaactggatattcacatgtaaaaaaatgaaattggaccctcatcttatactatatataaaaattaactcaaaatgcattaaaaactgaaatgtaagacctgaaaccataaccCTTATAAGAAACATAGAGAGtggctaggtgaggtggctcatacctgtaatcccagcactttgggaggctgagacaggtggatcacttgaggtccagagttcaagaccagcctggccaacacggtgaagcctgtctctactaaaaatacaaaaatttagccgggtgtggtggcacatgcctgtagtcccagcaacttgggaggctgaggcaggagaatcgcttgaacctgggaggtggaggtcgcagtgagccgagattgtgccactgcactccagcctgggtgacagagtgagactctgtcaaaaaaaaaaaaaaaaagaggaagtgtGACCTGAGTTATCACACACAGCTCCCTCATTATTTGATACCCCATgctgcctcaggactctgcagagagtcctCATCAACAAGAAGACACTCGCCAGATGCAGCCCCTtggccttggacttcccagtctccataactataagaaataaattctttttcagtttcagatattctgttataagcaacaagAAATGGActaagatggccgggcgcggtggctcaagcctgtaatcccagcactttgggaggccgagacgggcggatcacgaggtcaggagatcgagaccatcctggctaacacggtgaaaccccgtctctaataaaaatacaaaaaattagccgggcaaggtggcgggcgcccgtagtcccagctactactgggaggctgaggcaggagaatggcgtgaacccgggaggcggaggttgcactgagctgagatccggccactgcactccagcccgggcgacagagcgagactccgtctcaaaaaaaaaaaaaaaaaaaaaaaaaaagaaatggactaAGATGCCATATATCTGGTAAGAGG
The genomic region above belongs to Piliocolobus tephrosceles isolate RC106 chromosome 1, ASM277652v3, whole genome shotgun sequence and contains:
- the LOC111536961 gene encoding transmembrane epididymal protein 1; this encodes MILKGCVLYPLCLPRNKQRCSRLWKIAYGGLLKIVTGSLLTFYVVLCLDGGMVLMSKQVPSRFMYPKEWQHLTMFILLTLNGCVDFMSKNVLPQRCVGLEKGTLVLIIYELLLLMVSHAKDSEGVELHVHSLLILVVFLLLLVLTAELWAPNMCHLQLMETFLMLMMGSWLMQAGFILYRPVSGYPWQDDDISDIMFVTTFFCWHVMINASFLLGIYGFSSFWYHCYSPSLKLTGPKEAPYYASTPGPLYKLLQEVEQSEKEDQALLLAKCSP